From Deltaproteobacteria bacterium:
GGAAAAGTTTGCCCTACTTCAAGCCCAATGGATTCAACACAAGTATCGGCCAGAAGCCGTCCGCTAGAATCGACCAACGTTGTAAACGACTCATTAAAGCCTGCAGAGGATACAGAGTATCTCTCAGGATCGATGGATGTATCTGTTGCACTAAAGACATAGGTCACTACTTTAGAGCCGGAGTCACAAGCATTCCAACTATCGTCTACCGGATCTTCAATGCTCTCGATGGTGATGATTCCCTCAAAGCTTTGATACTCCCCGCAATTGCCAACCGGCTCTACGTCCGAGCCACATCCGCTTGTCCAAAATAGGACGGCTGCCCAAGCCATCGCACTCATCATCTTTTTTCTCAAAGCCATTACATCTCCCCCAATTCAAATACAGTCTGTCGTCGAAAGCCCTATGAGTATAGCCGTCTAGTAAGCCCCAAAAACAAGAGTTTATTGATTTTGAATGCTTTATCCATTAGCCACTGGATATGAGCCTACACCCACTGACTAGCCCAGTTCCACCGGATTGGAGCGTTCAGCAAGGACTGAAATCATATCTGGACGAGAATGGGTTCACGACAGAGGAATATGACCTTTCAGTCGTGAGCATTACCTTTTGGGGTATCACATTTCCTTTGCCTAACCCGCCTCAAAGGCAGATTGCGGTTCGCTTTCATGACCTCCACCACCTTGTGACCGGTTACGGGACCGACCCAATCGGTGAGGCAGAGATTTCCGGTTGGGAGCTGCGGCGAGGCGTCGGGGTATTCGGTTTCTATGTAAGAGCCATTGTCTTTTTTGGAACATTGCTGGGGCTTTGTCACAGCCCACGGCGGACTCTAAAAGCCTGGCGTGCCGGACGCAACAGCACACACTTACCAGCCACAACCTTCGAAAATTATGAAGCGTTTCTTAAACTGAGTGTGGGTGAGCTGAGAGAAGTCTACAATGTCCCGGAGCAGGGCATCACAGGTTCGCGTGTACTACACGAGAAAGCACCGCGGTAGGTTGCGACGGTAAAAGCTCAAACAAGGTTTAACCTTCTTGAGCTTTGCGCATCTTACGTACCTGAATGAATGAATTCACGGCAAGCACCATAAAGACTGCAGACACGGCAAAGGTTGCCGATTGCAACTGAACCGCCAAAGGTCGCTCAACTGTACCGCCGCCAATTAAGGAAATGACCTTAGGGATACTTCCAACCGTTCCACCTATCGCCAGCAATCCAACCAAGGCAGCTCCGTGCATCGCATGCATACGGAACTTTTCTTTGGTCGCCAACATGCCACACACACCCAGAAGCGCTCCGAGAAACGCTGGGATCAGAGATGTTTTGGCGCCCGACATCGTGTAGCCAAAGCCTCCAATGAGAATCAAAATCTGAGCTGTAATCAGAGTAACGCGTGGCATATTCATGACCTTCTCCTAAGTCTGTGCGGGGTCTGTAAACGCTCTAAACGCATTACTAAATTGTTACAAGCCTTAGAAATGGGTAGAAGAAGGTTAGGACCTCGCCTTGGGCATTCTTTGGCGGCAAATATATACTGATTTCAACCATCTACCCACGGATTCTCTTATGAATCGCATCAATCCAAAAAAGCTTAAATCCAGTAAATGGACCGCCGTTAACCCCACTCAGAAAGAAAAACACTTCATGGTTACACGGCTCATTGAGGAAGAGGACGAGATTGTGGCCTGTGCCCTGGAAGCCGTCTATTCCAAACGTGAGTTCGTTCTTAACTGGCAGGACCTGCAAGATGAGAGCGTGTGGCTGATGGGATGGAAATAGTCAGCTGCTCCCAAGCAAGCGGGTCTCATAAACATCAATATTGAAGCGCTTGATAGAGCCGGTTTGAGCTGGCATACCGACAACTTGGAGAAACCATGCTGTATTCAAAACCCCTAATAATCGCTTCACTCAGCCTCTTCGTGACAAGCTGCGGCGTCATCGATCCGTCCAATCAAAAAAATGTGTTCGCCTCGGAAGTGATTGCTTTTGACGCCGGCGAGGAAGCTGGTTACGGGATGGATAGTTTCCCCGATGTTGTGCTGGGCCCACCTCTTGGCACAGGCAACAATGCCGGGGGTATGGATGTGCTTTCCTTAGGAATTGGTGGAACCATTACCCTAGGCTTGGGCGGCTTTAAAGTTGTTGACGGTCCGGGACCAGACTTTATCGTTTTCGAAAACCCATTTTGGGTCAACAACTCCCCTGCGGAGATTTGGGCCGAACTGGGTGAAGTTTCCGTCAGTGAAGATGGTGAGACCTGGCATGTATTCCCCTGTCTTGTCCCGGACGAACCTATGACGGACTACGGTCACTGCGCAGGGTGGCGCACCGTACAGTCTTTTGAAGTTGATGACGACTTCATCCTAGACCCTCAGACGGCTGGCGGCGATGGCTACGACCTCGCAGATTTAGGCTTAACTCAAATCAGCTTTATCCGAATTCGAGATTTGGCAGAAACTGGCACCGCTCCGTCAGGCGGATTTGACCTAGATGCTGTGGGCGCTGTCAATTTTATCTGGCCGCTCGAAATGAATTAACCCCGCATCGCTGCTTAAGGTGCCCCTACACAGAATGCGACCACAGCCTTACTTGGATTTGTAATTGGATTCATCCAACCGGCCGAGTTTGCCTGAGCACATGAATAGTGCCAGCTGCGCTTCGGAGTAATAAAATACATTCCTTCTTCAGTGGGTGCTTCTAGGTTCAAAGTTTTCGTTCCACCATAAGCCCCGTAGCAACCGCTACCACCGCTGCTAAAGCATTCATAGTCTTCACTGGGTCCAATACATGCTGAAGCCGTGGAGACTCCAAGTGAATACTGGGTCACGCAGCCGGGACAACCGCAAGAGCCGCCGTCGACATTGTAGTTAAACGATACCGTAAAACTTTCACCTGCTCCGATGCTGGTAGAAGTGGTTCCTGCTCCGTTGAGTACAGCATTCGTAATTTCAAGACCCGCATAGCTTACATTACCGCCCATCATCAGAGGCGTCGGGCCATCGAGCCAGCAGGTATCACACAAGTCGCCTACTCCGTCTCCGTCTGTATCGGCTTGGTCAGGGTTAAGCATCAAGATGCAGTTGTCGTCGATATCGAGAATGCCATCACCATCTTGGTCACCTTCCGTTGGACACCCTTCACAAACATCCGCTGGCATAATCACAACGGAGTCGGTGGCGAGCTGGCCAGGAATACCATCAAACACGGCCTTAACCGCACACGTCCAATTTTCACAGGCTTCCGTAGCATCTGCAGGAATCGTTTCCATACCGTTGTAAGCTGCGCCTTCACCATCATCAACAGACCACTCGAACGTGTAATTCACTGTGCCACCGTTGGGATCTATCGCCGGGGTGGTCACGATACACTGCAAATCATTGTTCTCACGTGGCTCTTCTGGATCAATCTCTACTTCGAAGTCTGATTGCAAATTGATACAGTCGCCATCGATACAGACCAGCCCATCACCGCACGGTGTGTAATCGGGAAGTGTCATATAGGAGCACTCGCCATCCAAGGCGCCGCATGTATCTTCAGTGCATGGCTCACTGTCGTCACAATCAACGGGTTCATCGTCTACACACACACCCTCCTGGCAGGTGGCAGGCACACACATATCGTCGCTGCACGGCGTGTCA
This genomic window contains:
- a CDS encoding TIGR02450 family Trp-rich protein translates to MNRINPKKLKSSKWTAVNPTQKEKHFMVTRLIEEEDEIVACALEAVYSKREFVLNWQDLQDESVWLMGWK